In one window of Poriferisphaera corsica DNA:
- the rpiB gene encoding ribose 5-phosphate isomerase B, which translates to MKVAIACDHGGFPLKQDLIGVIKSMGHEIVDLGAHQYDKDDDYPDFARYLGQAIQHGQADRGVLLCGSGVGASVAANKLTGVRAAICHDSYSAHQGVEHDDMNVLCMGARIVGAALANELVRAFLSANFSQEDRHVRRLEKVIGMEAGG; encoded by the coding sequence ATGAAAGTAGCGATAGCGTGTGATCATGGTGGATTTCCACTGAAGCAGGATTTGATTGGTGTGATCAAGTCGATGGGCCATGAAATTGTGGATCTTGGGGCACATCAGTACGACAAAGATGATGATTACCCGGATTTCGCACGCTATCTTGGGCAAGCGATCCAACATGGGCAGGCAGATCGTGGGGTATTGCTATGCGGATCGGGCGTTGGGGCATCCGTTGCAGCGAATAAATTGACGGGGGTTCGAGCGGCAATTTGCCACGACTCCTATTCTGCACACCAGGGTGTAGAGCATGATGACATGAATGTCTTGTGTATGGGTGCGAGGATCGTGGGTGCGGCCTTGGCGAACGAGCTAGTACGAGCATTTTTAAGTGCAAATTTTTCACAGGAAGATCGGCACGTACGCAGACTAGAGAAGGTCATCGGGATGGAAGCTGGGGGCTGA